In one window of Lynx canadensis isolate LIC74 chromosome B3, mLynCan4.pri.v2, whole genome shotgun sequence DNA:
- the GPR68 gene encoding ovarian cancer G-protein coupled receptor 1 yields MGNVTENSSLSCPIDHTIHQTLAPVVYVAVLVVGFPANCLSLYFGYLQIKARNELGVYLCNLTVADLFYICSLPFWLQYVLQHDNWSHGDLSCQLCGILLYENIYISVGFLCCISIDRYLAVAHPFRFHQFRTLKAAVGVSALIWAKELLTSVYFLRHQEVVEDDKRHRVCFEHYPLEPWQRGINYYRFLVGFLFPLCLLLASYQGILRAVRRSHGTQKSRKDQIQRLVFSTVVIFLACFLPYHTLLLVRSLWEASCQFARAVFNAYHFALLLTSFNCVADPVLYCFVSESTHRDLGRLRGACLAFLTCARTGRAREAYPSGTPDASGKSDEPELLTRLHSTFQTPNSPGAGGNPAGGLA; encoded by the coding sequence ATGGGGAACGTCACTGAGAACTCGTCGCTGAGCTGTCCCATCGACCACACCATCCACCAGACTCTGGCCCCGGTGGTCTACGTGGCGGTGCTGGTGGTGGGCTTCCCGGCCAACTGCCTGTCCCTCTACTTCGGCTACCTGCAGATCAAGGCCCGGAACGAGCTGGGCGTGTACCTGTGCAACCTGACGGTGGCCGACCTCTTCTACATCTGCTCGCTCCCCTTCTGGCTGCAGTACGTGCTGCAGCACGACAACTGGTCGCACGGAGACCTGTCCTGCCAGCTGTGCGGCATCCTCCTCTACGAGAACATCTACATCAGCGTGGGCTTCCTGTGCTGCATCTCCATCGACCGCTACCTGGCCGTGGCCCACCCCTTCCGCTTCCACCAGTTCCGCACCCTGAAGGCGGCCGTGGGCGTCAGCGCGCTCATCTGGGCCAAGGAGCTGCTGACCAGCGTCTACTTCCTCAGGCACCAGGAGGTGGTGGAGGACGACAAGCGGCACCGCGTCTGCTTCGAGCACTACCCGCTGGAGCCGTGGCAGCGCGGCATCAACTACTACCGCTTCCTGGTGGGCTTCCTCTTCCCGCTGTGCCTGCTGCTGGCCTCCTACCAGGGCATCCTGCGGGCCGTGCGCCGCAGCCACGGCACCCAGAAGAGCCGCAAGGACCAGATCCAGCGGCTCGTGTTCAGCACGGTGGTCATCTTCCTGGCCTGCTTCCTGCCCTACCACACCCTGCTGCTGGTGCGCAGCCTCTGGGAGGCCAGCTGCCAGTTCGCCAGGGCCGTCTTCAACGCCTACCACTTCGCCCTGCTCCTCACCAGCTTCAACTGCGTGGCCGACCCCGTGCTGTACTGCTTCGTCAGCGAGTCCACCCACAGGGACCTGGGCCGCCTGCGCGGGGCCTGCCTGGCCTTCCTCACCTGCGCCAGGACCGGCCGGGCCAGGGAGGCCTACCCGTCGGGCACCCCCGACGCCTCGGGGAAGAGCGATGAGCCCGAGTTGCTGACCAGGCTCCACTCGACCTTCCAGACCCCGAACTCGCCTGGAGCGGGCGGGAACCCCGCGGGCGGCTTGGCCTAG